A part of Chroicocephalus ridibundus chromosome 5, bChrRid1.1, whole genome shotgun sequence genomic DNA contains:
- the WDR17 gene encoding WD repeat-containing protein 17 isoform X3: MNMEILKWFTKNDTYAKAKMSQVKQVGLLAAGCQPWNKDVCAASGDRFAYCATLAVYIYQLDHRYNEFKLRAIMSEHKKTITAISWCPHNPDVFASASADSLVIIWNVTEQKVVAKLDNTKGIPASLSWCWNAGDAVAFVSHRGPLYIWTISGPDSGVTVHRDAHSFLSDISLFRWHPKKRGKVVFGHTDGSLSIFQPGSKNQKHVLRPESLEGTDEEDPVTALEWDPLSTDYLLVANLHNGIRLVDSESLSCITTFNFPSAAASVQCLAWVSSAPGMFITGDSQVGVLRVWNVSRTTPIDNFKLKKTGFHGLHVLSSPPKKKPCSPQHPTKNHHTSSTSEAVPPPTLTPNQAFSLPPGHAVCCFMDGGVGLYDMGAKKWDFLRDLGHVETIFDCKFKPDNPDLLATASFDGTIKVWDINTLTAVYTSPGNEGVIYSISWAPGDLNCIAGATSRNGGFIWDVPKGKMITRFSEHGKNGIFCIAWSHKDSKRIATCSGDGFCIIRTIDGKVLHKYKHPAAVFGCDWSQNNKDMIATGCEDKNVRVYYLATSSDQPLKVFSGHTAKVFHVRWSPLREGILCSGSDDGTVRIWDYTQDACINVLSGHTAPVRGLMWNPEIPYLLVSGSWDYTIRVWDTRDGTCLDTVYDHGADVYGLTCHPSRPFTMASCSRDSTVRLWSLSPLINPLQINILVDRCWDEIIGNTDRAVESGAPPLLCGKVSRDIKQEVEKLTGNPRGKKLRWFSECFSPPGGSKNLWDLVAVIKGQDDSLLPQNYCKGIMHMKHLIRFRMSKAQELTTVKMSKFGGGIGAPSKEERLKEAAEIHLRLGQIQRYCELMVELGEWDKALSVAPGVSMKYWRKLMQRRADQLIQEENDDVIPYCIAIGDVKKLVSFFTSRGQLKEALLVAQAACEGNIQMSPLSTATGSSSPGANNTDDYNELLHKVSKELAEWYFQDGHAVLAACCHLAVENIELAMAALIRGNELELAISVGTVLGESAAQATHYALELLARKCMTVTTCFPSLGYRDLAADLLMMIPDNKLQLVKLCAFYPGCAAEINDLHEKCNLPDVEECLRLAETVQADGDIFETIKYYLLSTEPEKALPVGIQHVKEQLCGSDWTLDSVCPYLDLLSYIRTERLVLHKCSEFRNELLILCGYIGALLAIRRQYNSIVPALYEYTSQLLKRREVSVPLKIEQLSEELDAWRACTQLNKPADGSPGTPPSESQRRVYSLLVSRMPEEPLKGMVGPDNVTGSNLPSHSDAHISCLTGLRIQGPVFFLEDGKSAISLNDALMWAKVNPFSPLGTGIRLNPF; the protein is encoded by the exons CTGGATCACCGATACAACGAATTCAAGCTGCGGGCAATTATGTCTGAGCATAAGAAGACAATCACAGCCATATCGTGGTGTCCCCACAACCCTGACGTGTTTGCAAGTGCCAGTGCAGATAGTTTAGTGATTATTTGGAATGTGACTGAGCAGAAAGTTGTGGCCAAGCTGGACAATACAAAAG GAATTCCTGCGTCCCTTAGCTGGTGCTGGAACGCCGGTGATGCGGTGGCATTTGTGTCCCACCGAGGTCCGTTGTACATTTGGACTATCTCGGGACCTGACAGCGGGGTAACCGTGCACAGAGATGCACATAGTTTCTTGTCAGATATCAGTCTGTTTAGATGGCAtccaaagaaaagaggaaaagtagtGTTTGGACATACTGATGGAAGCCTGTCTATTTTTCAGCCAG GTTCTAAAAATCAGAAACATGTCTTAAGACCTGAGTCTCTGGAAGGAACGGATGAAGAGGATCCAGTCACAGCGCTGGAGTGGGACCCTTTGTCAACCGACTACCTTCTGGTTGCCAATTTACACAACGGCATTCGACTGGTGGATTCGGAGTCGCTGTCCTGTATCACAACTTTTAATTTTCCCAGCGCGGCGGCGTCTGTTCAGTGTTTGGCCTGGGTTTCTAGTGCGCCTGGAATGTTTATAACTGGAG atTCTCAGGTTGGCGTGTTACGTGTTTGGAATGTTTCCCGTACAACACCTAtagataattttaaattgaagaaaaCTGGTTTCCATGGTTTGCATGTGCTAAGTTCTCCTCCGAAGAAAAAGC catgtTCACCACAGCATCCTACGAAAAATCACCACACATCCTCGACGAGCGAGGCTGTTCCTCCTCCAACTCTAACCCCAAACCaagccttttctctccctcctggtCACGCCGTCTGTTGCTTCATGGATGGGGGAGTGGGGCTTTATGACATGGGAGCCAAAAAGTGGGATTTCCTCAGAGATTTG GGACATGTTGAGACCATCTTTGATTGCAAATTCAAACCTGATAACCCTGATCTTCTTGCTACAGCTTCATTTGATGGCACAATAAAAGTTTGGGACATAAATACTTTAACAGCGGTTTACACATCTCCTGGTAATGAGGGGGTTATTTATTCCATTTCTTGGGCTCCAg GAGATCTGAACTGCATAGCAGGGGCAACATCCAGAAACGGTGGCTTCATCTGGGATGTCCCAAAAGGCAAAATGATAACCAGGTTCAGTGAG CATGGAAAGAATGGAATCTTCTGCATTGCCTGGAGTCATAAAGATTCCAAAAGAATAGCAACCTGCAGCGGTGATGGATTTTG TATTATTCGAACCATCGATGGCAAGGTTCTGCACAAGTACAAACatcctgctgctgtgtttggCTGTGATTGGAGTCAAAACAACAA agataTGATAGCCACTGGTTGTGAGGATAAAAATGTTCGTGTTTACTATTTGGCAACCAGCTCGGATCAGCCACTCAAAGTTTTTTCAGGACATACTGCAAAGGTGTTTCATGTGCGGTGGTCTCCCCTGAGAGAAGGAATCCTCTGCAGTGGCTCTGATGATGG TACTGTTCGAATATGGGATTATACACAGGATGCCTGTATAAATGTTCTTAGTGGACACACAGCTCCAGTACGGGGATTGATGTGGAATCCTGAAATTCCCTACCTTCTAGTGTCCGGCAGTTGGGACTATACGATTCGAGTCTGGGACACAAGAGACGGAACATGTTTGGACACAGTTTATGATCATGGCGCAGACGTATATG GATTAACGTGTCATCCTAGTCGTCCGTTTACTATGGCGTCTTGCTCTCGGGACTCCACTGTGAGACTCTGGTCATTGTCACCTCTTATAAACCCCCTCCAAATAAATATCTTGGTAGATAGATGTTGGGATGAGATTATCGGTAATACAG ATCGCGCGGTGGAATCCGGGGCTCCTCCTTTGCTGTGTGGTAAAGTTTCCAGGGATATTAAACAAGAAGTGGAAAAATTGACAGGAAATCCTCGAGGAAAAAAACTAAGGTGGTTTTCCGAATGCTTTTCA CCTCCAGGAGGCAGCAAAAATTTATGGGATTTAGTTGCTGTGATAAAAGGACAGGATGACAGTTTGCTTCCACAAAACTACTGCAAAGGAATCATGCATATGAAACATCTCATCAGATTTAGAATG tCCAAGGCACAAGAACTGACAACAGTAAAAATGTCCAAGTTTGGAGGCGGTATTGGTGCGCCAAGCAAAGAGGAGAGGCTTAAAGAAGCTGCAGAAATACATTTAAGATTAGGACAAATTCAGCGATACTGTGAACTAATGGTAGAACTTGGAGAG tGGGACAAAGCTCTCTCCGTTGCACCTGGTGTCTCGATGAAATACTGGAGGAAGTTAATGCAAag GAGAGCTGATCAGTTAATTCAGGAAGAAAACGATGATGTCATCCCATACTGCATAGCTATCGGAGATGTGAAGAAACTAGTTTCTTTCTTTACGTCAAGAGGCCAGCTTAAAGAGGCTCTGCTTGTTGCACAG GCAGCTTGTGAGGGCAATATACAAATGTCACCGCTTTCTACAGCAACTGGATCTTCAAGTCCTGGTGCAAACAATACAGATGATTATAATGA GCTCCTGCACAAGGTCAGTAAGGAACTGGCAGAATGGTATTTCCAGGATGGCCATGCAGTGCTTGCAGCGTGTTGCCATCTGGCTGTTGAAAATATAGag CTTGCGATGGCAGCCCTGATTCGTGGAAATGAGCTGGAGTTGGCAATCAGTGTGGGTACTGTCTTAGGAGAAAGTGCAGCACAAGCAACACATTATGCCCTAGAATTACTAGCAAGAAAATGTATGACAGTAACAACATG CTTTCCATCACTTGGATACAG GGATTTAGCAGCTGATCTTCTCATGATGATTCCTGATAATAAACTGCAGTTAGTGAAGCTATGTGCTTTCTATCCTGGATGCGCAGCAGAAATAAATGACCTGCATGAAAAG tGTAATCTTCCCGATGTAGAAGAATGTCTGCGATTGGCAGAGACAGTTCAAGCAGATGGGGACATATTCGAAACTATAAAGTACTATCTGTTGAGCACAGAACCTGAAAAGGCTCTCCCTGTCGGCATTCAGCATGTGAAAG AACAACTCTGTGGCTCAGATTGGACTTTAGATTCAGTCTGTCCCTACCTTGATCTTCTAAGTTACATACGCACTGAACGATTAGTGTTGCATAAATGCAGTGA ATTTCGGAATGAGTTGCTGATTTTGTGTGGCTACATCGGTGCTCTGCTCGCCATCAGAAGACAGTACAACAGCATCGTACCCGCACTTTATGAGTACACGAG TCAGCTTTTAAAAAGACGGGAAGTATCTGTACCTTTGAAGATCGAACAGCTCTCAGAGGAACTGGATGCCTGGAGAGCCTGTACTCAATTAAACAA GCCTGCCGACGGCTCACCGGGCACGCCGCCGTCCGAGTCCCAGAGAAGGGTCTATTCCCTCCTCGTGTCCCGAATGCCCGAGGAGCCTCTGAAAGGGATGGTGGGGCCGGACAACGTCACCGGCTCAAACCTGCCCAGCCATTCGGATGCCCACATCTCCTGTTTGACCGGGCTGAGGATACAG GGTCCCGTCTTCTTCCTCGAAGACGGAAAATCGGCCATTTCGCTGAACGACGCGTTGATGTGGGCCAAAGTGAATCCTTTCTCCCCGCTGGGCACAGGGATCCGGCTGAACCCCTTCTGA
- the WDR17 gene encoding WD repeat-containing protein 17 isoform X1, with the protein MCSGSVFFISTVPSVMAWMTYISHWFDEDDWYEGQQRAKMSQVKQVGLLAAGCQPWNKDVCAASGDRFAYCATLAVYIYQLDHRYNEFKLRAIMSEHKKTITAISWCPHNPDVFASASADSLVIIWNVTEQKVVAKLDNTKGIPASLSWCWNAGDAVAFVSHRGPLYIWTISGPDSGVTVHRDAHSFLSDISLFRWHPKKRGKVVFGHTDGSLSIFQPGSKNQKHVLRPESLEGTDEEDPVTALEWDPLSTDYLLVANLHNGIRLVDSESLSCITTFNFPSAAASVQCLAWVSSAPGMFITGDSQVGVLRVWNVSRTTPIDNFKLKKTGFHGLHVLSSPPKKKPCSPQHPTKNHHTSSTSEAVPPPTLTPNQAFSLPPGHAVCCFMDGGVGLYDMGAKKWDFLRDLGHVETIFDCKFKPDNPDLLATASFDGTIKVWDINTLTAVYTSPGNEGVIYSISWAPGDLNCIAGATSRNGGFIWDVPKGKMITRFSEHGKNGIFCIAWSHKDSKRIATCSGDGFCIIRTIDGKVLHKYKHPAAVFGCDWSQNNKDMIATGCEDKNVRVYYLATSSDQPLKVFSGHTAKVFHVRWSPLREGILCSGSDDGTVRIWDYTQDACINVLSGHTAPVRGLMWNPEIPYLLVSGSWDYTIRVWDTRDGTCLDTVYDHGADVYGLTCHPSRPFTMASCSRDSTVRLWSLSPLINPLQINILVDRCWDEIIGNTDRAVESGAPPLLCGKVSRDIKQEVEKLTGNPRGKKLRWFSECFSPPGGSKNLWDLVAVIKGQDDSLLPQNYCKGIMHMKHLIRFRMSKAQELTTVKMSKFGGGIGAPSKEERLKEAAEIHLRLGQIQRYCELMVELGEWDKALSVAPGVSMKYWRKLMQRRADQLIQEENDDVIPYCIAIGDVKKLVSFFTSRGQLKEALLVAQAACEGNIQMSPLSTATGSSSPGANNTDDYNELLHKVSKELAEWYFQDGHAVLAACCHLAVENIELAMAALIRGNELELAISVGTVLGESAAQATHYALELLARKCMTVTTCFPSLGYRDLAADLLMMIPDNKLQLVKLCAFYPGCAAEINDLHEKCNLPDVEECLRLAETVQADGDIFETIKYYLLSTEPEKALPVGIQHVKEQLCGSDWTLDSVCPYLDLLSYIRTERLVLHKCSEFRNELLILCGYIGALLAIRRQYNSIVPALYEYTSQLLKRREVSVPLKIEQLSEELDAWRACTQLNKPADGSPGTPPSESQRRVYSLLVSRMPEEPLKGMVGPDNVTGSNLPSHSDAHISCLTGLRIQGPVFFLEDGKSAISLNDALMWAKVNPFSPLGTGIRLNPF; encoded by the exons CTGGATCACCGATACAACGAATTCAAGCTGCGGGCAATTATGTCTGAGCATAAGAAGACAATCACAGCCATATCGTGGTGTCCCCACAACCCTGACGTGTTTGCAAGTGCCAGTGCAGATAGTTTAGTGATTATTTGGAATGTGACTGAGCAGAAAGTTGTGGCCAAGCTGGACAATACAAAAG GAATTCCTGCGTCCCTTAGCTGGTGCTGGAACGCCGGTGATGCGGTGGCATTTGTGTCCCACCGAGGTCCGTTGTACATTTGGACTATCTCGGGACCTGACAGCGGGGTAACCGTGCACAGAGATGCACATAGTTTCTTGTCAGATATCAGTCTGTTTAGATGGCAtccaaagaaaagaggaaaagtagtGTTTGGACATACTGATGGAAGCCTGTCTATTTTTCAGCCAG GTTCTAAAAATCAGAAACATGTCTTAAGACCTGAGTCTCTGGAAGGAACGGATGAAGAGGATCCAGTCACAGCGCTGGAGTGGGACCCTTTGTCAACCGACTACCTTCTGGTTGCCAATTTACACAACGGCATTCGACTGGTGGATTCGGAGTCGCTGTCCTGTATCACAACTTTTAATTTTCCCAGCGCGGCGGCGTCTGTTCAGTGTTTGGCCTGGGTTTCTAGTGCGCCTGGAATGTTTATAACTGGAG atTCTCAGGTTGGCGTGTTACGTGTTTGGAATGTTTCCCGTACAACACCTAtagataattttaaattgaagaaaaCTGGTTTCCATGGTTTGCATGTGCTAAGTTCTCCTCCGAAGAAAAAGC catgtTCACCACAGCATCCTACGAAAAATCACCACACATCCTCGACGAGCGAGGCTGTTCCTCCTCCAACTCTAACCCCAAACCaagccttttctctccctcctggtCACGCCGTCTGTTGCTTCATGGATGGGGGAGTGGGGCTTTATGACATGGGAGCCAAAAAGTGGGATTTCCTCAGAGATTTG GGACATGTTGAGACCATCTTTGATTGCAAATTCAAACCTGATAACCCTGATCTTCTTGCTACAGCTTCATTTGATGGCACAATAAAAGTTTGGGACATAAATACTTTAACAGCGGTTTACACATCTCCTGGTAATGAGGGGGTTATTTATTCCATTTCTTGGGCTCCAg GAGATCTGAACTGCATAGCAGGGGCAACATCCAGAAACGGTGGCTTCATCTGGGATGTCCCAAAAGGCAAAATGATAACCAGGTTCAGTGAG CATGGAAAGAATGGAATCTTCTGCATTGCCTGGAGTCATAAAGATTCCAAAAGAATAGCAACCTGCAGCGGTGATGGATTTTG TATTATTCGAACCATCGATGGCAAGGTTCTGCACAAGTACAAACatcctgctgctgtgtttggCTGTGATTGGAGTCAAAACAACAA agataTGATAGCCACTGGTTGTGAGGATAAAAATGTTCGTGTTTACTATTTGGCAACCAGCTCGGATCAGCCACTCAAAGTTTTTTCAGGACATACTGCAAAGGTGTTTCATGTGCGGTGGTCTCCCCTGAGAGAAGGAATCCTCTGCAGTGGCTCTGATGATGG TACTGTTCGAATATGGGATTATACACAGGATGCCTGTATAAATGTTCTTAGTGGACACACAGCTCCAGTACGGGGATTGATGTGGAATCCTGAAATTCCCTACCTTCTAGTGTCCGGCAGTTGGGACTATACGATTCGAGTCTGGGACACAAGAGACGGAACATGTTTGGACACAGTTTATGATCATGGCGCAGACGTATATG GATTAACGTGTCATCCTAGTCGTCCGTTTACTATGGCGTCTTGCTCTCGGGACTCCACTGTGAGACTCTGGTCATTGTCACCTCTTATAAACCCCCTCCAAATAAATATCTTGGTAGATAGATGTTGGGATGAGATTATCGGTAATACAG ATCGCGCGGTGGAATCCGGGGCTCCTCCTTTGCTGTGTGGTAAAGTTTCCAGGGATATTAAACAAGAAGTGGAAAAATTGACAGGAAATCCTCGAGGAAAAAAACTAAGGTGGTTTTCCGAATGCTTTTCA CCTCCAGGAGGCAGCAAAAATTTATGGGATTTAGTTGCTGTGATAAAAGGACAGGATGACAGTTTGCTTCCACAAAACTACTGCAAAGGAATCATGCATATGAAACATCTCATCAGATTTAGAATG tCCAAGGCACAAGAACTGACAACAGTAAAAATGTCCAAGTTTGGAGGCGGTATTGGTGCGCCAAGCAAAGAGGAGAGGCTTAAAGAAGCTGCAGAAATACATTTAAGATTAGGACAAATTCAGCGATACTGTGAACTAATGGTAGAACTTGGAGAG tGGGACAAAGCTCTCTCCGTTGCACCTGGTGTCTCGATGAAATACTGGAGGAAGTTAATGCAAag GAGAGCTGATCAGTTAATTCAGGAAGAAAACGATGATGTCATCCCATACTGCATAGCTATCGGAGATGTGAAGAAACTAGTTTCTTTCTTTACGTCAAGAGGCCAGCTTAAAGAGGCTCTGCTTGTTGCACAG GCAGCTTGTGAGGGCAATATACAAATGTCACCGCTTTCTACAGCAACTGGATCTTCAAGTCCTGGTGCAAACAATACAGATGATTATAATGA GCTCCTGCACAAGGTCAGTAAGGAACTGGCAGAATGGTATTTCCAGGATGGCCATGCAGTGCTTGCAGCGTGTTGCCATCTGGCTGTTGAAAATATAGag CTTGCGATGGCAGCCCTGATTCGTGGAAATGAGCTGGAGTTGGCAATCAGTGTGGGTACTGTCTTAGGAGAAAGTGCAGCACAAGCAACACATTATGCCCTAGAATTACTAGCAAGAAAATGTATGACAGTAACAACATG CTTTCCATCACTTGGATACAG GGATTTAGCAGCTGATCTTCTCATGATGATTCCTGATAATAAACTGCAGTTAGTGAAGCTATGTGCTTTCTATCCTGGATGCGCAGCAGAAATAAATGACCTGCATGAAAAG tGTAATCTTCCCGATGTAGAAGAATGTCTGCGATTGGCAGAGACAGTTCAAGCAGATGGGGACATATTCGAAACTATAAAGTACTATCTGTTGAGCACAGAACCTGAAAAGGCTCTCCCTGTCGGCATTCAGCATGTGAAAG AACAACTCTGTGGCTCAGATTGGACTTTAGATTCAGTCTGTCCCTACCTTGATCTTCTAAGTTACATACGCACTGAACGATTAGTGTTGCATAAATGCAGTGA ATTTCGGAATGAGTTGCTGATTTTGTGTGGCTACATCGGTGCTCTGCTCGCCATCAGAAGACAGTACAACAGCATCGTACCCGCACTTTATGAGTACACGAG TCAGCTTTTAAAAAGACGGGAAGTATCTGTACCTTTGAAGATCGAACAGCTCTCAGAGGAACTGGATGCCTGGAGAGCCTGTACTCAATTAAACAA GCCTGCCGACGGCTCACCGGGCACGCCGCCGTCCGAGTCCCAGAGAAGGGTCTATTCCCTCCTCGTGTCCCGAATGCCCGAGGAGCCTCTGAAAGGGATGGTGGGGCCGGACAACGTCACCGGCTCAAACCTGCCCAGCCATTCGGATGCCCACATCTCCTGTTTGACCGGGCTGAGGATACAG GGTCCCGTCTTCTTCCTCGAAGACGGAAAATCGGCCATTTCGCTGAACGACGCGTTGATGTGGGCCAAAGTGAATCCTTTCTCCCCGCTGGGCACAGGGATCCGGCTGAACCCCTTCTGA